DNA from Diabrotica virgifera virgifera chromosome 10, PGI_DIABVI_V3a:
catatgtAGCAATTGTTGTATTAATGGTGGTTGGAAGATCCGATGTGTATATTAAGTAGAGTATTGGTCCTAATAtgcttccttgtggaactccagaacATATTGGAAACAGGTTAGTAATTTTCCCTCCTCTTTTGACTTGAAAAAATCTATCTGTCAGATAGGATCTTAATAGTGAACTTATGGGATAAAGAAATATGGATTTAATTTTGGAGATAAGACATACATGCCAAACTTTGCCGAATGCCTGTGAGACATCTAGAAATGCAGCTGTACAGCAATTTTTGTGTTCGAGCGAATTTCTGATAGTTTTTACTACTCTATGAATTTGCTCGATGGTACCATGTTGTTTCCTAAAGCCAAACTGATAGTTAGGTAAAACATTGTTGCTGTCTAATGTAGACTCTAGTCTTTTCAGGAAAAGCCGCTCGAATACTTTGGATATAATAGGCAACAAGCTTATTGGACGATATGAAGATACTTCCGCGTGATCCTTATTAGGTTTTGGGATTAGAACAATTTGAGCTACTTTCCATTGGAGTGAAAAGTaacctgtttttaatattgaattaaatatATAAGTAATTAAACTTACACCTTCGTTGGGTAGATTTTAGTACCAAGCTAGGTATTATATCATAGCCAGGTGACCTCTTATTCTCCAGATTATCAATTACTTCTTTAACTTCAGatttcttgaaaattttaatagGCGGTGCCATTTGATATGGTGCGTTTATGACTTcatgaatatcttcttcttctgcaGCTGACACTTCCCTCTGATGCGGTTGAAATACCTCGCATAAATGATTTGCGAAAGTATAAGCTTTATCTTTGTCAGTTTTAGCCCATATGCCATTTGGTTTCCTGATTGGCATATTCATTTGTTCgttgtctttaaatttttttattagtttccaCAGAGAATAATTTGTATCATCTGAAGATGAGAGGTTCTTTAAATAATTGTTGATTCCATTGTCTTTATGTTGAATCAAGTTTCTTTTGAGTAATCTGCAAGCTCtgttaaaatttgttttatcttcTGGGTGCCTAGTGAGCTGCCAcctctttcttagttttcttttttttagTATAAGTGTATTTATGTGAGCAGGATACGACTCGGGAGTTGTGTGTGTAGGTAATTTCTGGGGTGGACGACCAAGCAGTTTGCTGAATAACTGTAGTTAAGTGAGTGGCTGCATTTTCTATGTTCATCACATAGAAAATGCTATACTATTTTTgatgttacatttttgtttttataattcatATACATGTATTATACACGTTAGTCTTATTTGCGTCATATTTATTACGTTTATAGTCTTATAAATAAGTACCTAATTTCACtactttttgaagatattcttctttagcggcgaatcgattgagggtaaaattgtacatcaaccacgcgcctgcgcacactgacagtatgtagttctgacagtacatatgtagttcattgctaatctttcaagataggtatgtatgtatctgtaaccgtgcaaataagtcattaaaagaatatattagtggttttaggaaatttattatttattataattcttgtttttggatttgtttccctgtagtaaaataataaaatatgtaggcataatatttttacagtttgtcgccgtgttgtgtaattatatccgaaacttacgcgtcaattcaagtggctcgatggcgtagttggcagagcggtgggacagagaacggaagcacacggaaggtcgcgggttctaatcctagacgattcatactttttttttatttttcgttattttaataaaaaatttttgaaagtggtagataagaaagttagtttaatttttaaataaaatacaaataacctgttaagtatatttacttcgtttaaattacctatatatagtcggttcgctaaactcagacgcaaatggctaatgattttagtacgtaacttttttgttttttgccaattttgacaaaatttgcaaaattactaaatatttagtaattattaactatttagtaattatttttttggcaattttatcaaattggcaaaattagtagcttaaatcactagccagttgagtctgagtttagcgaacggactataatagaagaatatcttcttacgtgcgtacaaagtacacacacattctttttttatttttcaattatttggaTCCGATTATTTCAATTTGGACCCGAAACTTTCATTGGGTTAGCTTATTATTAtaaagggtgtaacaaaaaggtaggtcataaattaaatcacatatcctgggaccaaaaatGGATCGATtcaacctaatttaccttagtacaaatgtgcagtTAAAGAAGTTACAGCTTTTTTAAGTTActaaatgaaaattgatttttccaatacatatatcgaaaactgtgagattttataaatatacatatggagtatcacaaactaaagtgcaatgtaaatgtGACGTAGTAACTTATTGGGTATTGAATATTGATTCAAAAACCCTAAAACCGGTTTCTGAAATAATGTGATTTTTTGACCGGTTAAAACCGTCAGGTTAAACCGTTAGTTAAAAAAACTGGTTTAatcgaaaaccggtgttttgtcaacaaccaccatctctggtaattttactccgatcaatctgaaattttcaaagagtattcttgaagttatgcacttttatttaaaattataaaaaaattaaatatttcaaaccatacatTTCAAACCATAATTTACAGAACAGGTACAAAGTAAGTAAAAATAATTTAGCAAAACGTATTCAACAAGCAAAAAAAACCTATGCAGAAGGGTTAATAAATACTAACAAAAATATGTCTAAAAATTTATGGAGATGCGTAAATAAACTATGTGGAAAAACAGTttcaaaaacaaatataaaactaataaaaacacaaaataatgaaGTACTAACTAACAAAACAGACATATCAAATGAATTTGTTGACTACTATACCGATTTAGGAAAACGATATGCAGAAATGATCTCTGAGCCAATTGAATTTCAAGCAAACATATTGGAAATAAATAATAGTATGTACCTGTCTCCAACAACTGAAAATGAAGTTGAAGAAattataaaatctttaaaaaataaaaagtcaccAAGGCACGATAATATTAGATCTGAAACTTTAAAAGAAATAACAAAACAGATTTCAAATCCCTTAACATACATAATAAATTCATGTCTTAATTTAGGCATATTTCCAGATATATTAAAAATTGGAACTATTAAACCACTATTCAAATCTGGCGAAGAAacatattgtaaaaattataGGCCTATAACCCTAATCTCAAATATAGGCAAAATAttcgaaaaaataattaaaataagactcacacattttttaaaaaaatttaatatactatCTGAATGTCAATATGGGTTTCAAGAGGGAAAATCAACCGAAGATGCAATCTGTGCTCTAACAGCTAACATCTACAAAGCTCTTGATAATGCAAAACCATctctttgtatatttgtagatttAGCAAAGGCATTTGATACAGTTTCACATAAAATACTGCTAaataaacttcaaaaatatgGTATAAGAGGACTTGCATATAACATCCTAGAAAGTTATCTGCTAAATAGACAACAACATGTTTCTATAGATGGAAAAATCAGTAAAGGAAGAATTATATCTTACGAAGTACCACAGGGAACAGTCTTGGGACCAATTCTCTTCAATATTTATATCAATGATCTATTCAGACTGAATGTAACAGGTAAAATCataagttttgcagatgacacagctattTTCTATGATGCAAATACATggaataatttaaaacaaaaagctgaaacaGATTTTGCTACAATTCAGAAATGGTTTCAGTTTAATAAACTTACcttaaatatagaaaaaacaaaatatataccatttacATCATATGTTAATAACCTCCCAAATCTTGGCTCATTAAAAATTGATGCAAAAAATGAAATTCCACATACATACGAgattaaatatctaggtataataattgataaatatTCACGATGGAACACCCaagcaaataatatagtaaataaattaagaggactcttatcaagatttaaatttttaaaacaatttttaggaatAACTCATTTGCGAATTCTTTATTATGCACTTATACAATCTCAACTCACATATGGCcttttaggatggggtggaatacgcaataattacttacattctataaatattattcagaaatggctaattagaattatatacgggaaaaatttaagatattctagtgagctgttatataacgaaagtaaatttttaaatgtacgtaaattattctattataaagctcttatacatatacatgaaaaaaagataatattaaattttaacagtcatgcccaccaaactagatatataaaacataatacaattctaccaaaatgtaataaatccatccttcaaagatatgttggttacatagggcccaaattgtacaatttgctaccggataatttaaaacaatttaaaaattataaaaaacatagatataaatatgaaattaaacaatgGATTGGGAACAAATCAACAAAATTCTGCGAAGAACTTATCAATggacaataattgtaataaataaacttcaataagaaataaaaaattatatcgaaaataaaaattgtatctaAATAGATTTTTATTATCAACTGCGACATTTCTTGAATTATTGATGGCCACATTTATAtcacaaattatattaaaattattatatttttattttttcttgattaatgttagagtttttagtatttttataaattttcatataactgtatacatttatacatttgttaaatattttttgtgtttgtttatatttgtaaattagtatattatatttttaagtctcacgcacaaggggtgatacttttgtatgtatattagtaatatatatatatatatatatatatatatatatatatatatatatatatatatatatatatatatatatatatatatatatatatatatatatatatatatatacagggtagctcaacttcagtgagttatttatgtttatttaggtagtactcattatgctttttattttgtaaatCGTTCCTAAATAAAcatcattattattatattatacccCCCTTAAttgaatattgtatttattttagtCAGCCTTGATCCCCACTATGACGCATCGGTGGAACAATCGTACATGGAGCAAATATACAAGACAATTAAAAGTATGGGTCATGGGGCATTCGGTGTTGTGTACAAGGCACAACATAagtttgataataaattatacgctattaaaaagattaaaaatcccCTAAGAACACTAACGTATGACCAAAAGTACGACGAAATGATTAATTACGAAAAAATTGGATACCACACCAATATTCTTAAATACTATATGGCTTGGGAAGAAAACGACGAGGTCCATTTGGTGTTAGAATTATCCCAAATGGACCTCTCAGATTACATGTTGCACAAAAACACACGAAAATTACCCGAAAGCTTTTTGTGGGATCTTCTCTACGACATGTGTAAGGCGATCCAACACCTCAATTCAAAATCAATGGTGCATCATGATATTAAAGAAACGAATATTGTACTACACGGTAATTGCTTCAAGCTCGTGGATTTTGGTAACATCCTGGAACTACCACCAGAAGAGGAAAGTGAGGTAAgtgcaaaaaaattcttcttcttcttcgtgcgactaggattactcctgtttttctctctcttattctgtttcagttgttgttgactgtgcattgtctttccaccttttcggcggccttccaacggatctcctgctatacggcttgttgcttttacagatgttcgctaatctttacatgttcgttccaatTTTTCTTTCTTGCTTTTATCCatctgttaatattttgaattttgcatcggtCTCGTATAATACTtttgttgctttgtctgtctcttaatgatatgcccgctattgatcttaatactttcatttcgatattgttgattttgttgtttcgtctttcttgtgtcggtccttgtctccgctgcatatgttgggattggtcttactgttgtcttgtatacttttattttgctttccgtggtcagatatttgtttctccatatggtttctcggagacAACCACTTATTCTTACTGCTTTTGTTACTTgcgttgtggtctctgttcttattatattcctgtcactagtgatctctactcctaggtaattgaatttcattacttgttctacaattttgccgtctactTCTAACTTGTTTAAGTTTGTTTGCTGCGATATTGAAGGtatggagctgcctttgtagatCATCCTCAGTGGAAGGAAAGGTCAAGGCcgacgaggaagggagaaatggtgctccgaaaagggggttggtGAGCCAGATTAGCAGCCTACCTACTGTAAAAAGAATCAACGCTCATAGAACCGAACAAAAGCAAATTTTTTTTGCCGTCTTAATACGTTCAGTGTCACGTtgcacagtgttcaaaattggtcAAAACGTGATCGAAACTAAATTATGTTTAAACTGTAAAATGATCTGACTGAAAAGGTGGAATATTTGTTGGTTAATGGGGGTCGCTTTTTCAGTTTTCATCCCTTCATTAGgaggaaaaattaattttttcgaaaatggacgattttagataaaaatcccgaaacaggttgattcttatttttaaattacaattttgcatatagttcatactagtgacgtcatccgtctgagcGTGATAGGcaatagatgatttttttaatgtgaaTAGGGGacgtgtggtagctcgtttgaaaggttgttcaattctctctttagtaatataaacattcaaTTTAGGCCAGAGTAATAAATTGTCTAATAGAAATTAGATGTTCGGTTCCGGTGAAGCATATGGTGTGTTTTTTTGAAAGGCAATAGTACCTTTTGTCAAAGGCAGCGTGCTTTTTTCATTGAATATTTACCCAAAGTATGAAGAATCCAGTGCTAACTATGAAAACAGGTCAATTTACACGGAACTATGTATTTGAAAATACGAAAATAGAATGGTAAGAATGAGATCTTTAGTACAGTGTAcgctctctataacgaacactagacactagatgtcccatgaattcctattgaactataacacctctataacgaggtatatttggttataacgaggaaaaatgaaatcgaagaatatgtttcATTACCTGTTTTTAGAGCAGTAATGCCAATAAATAAATACTCCAACTGCCTGTATATAGAAATGCCTAGCATCTGTGATATTATCGAGGCCAGCGCTGTAATAACCTTATTATAACCGCCTGAAATAAACTTATTcctttatcgaccgatattgaatattgtaggacatttacaatttacgatggcgATTACGATACGAGTCTCATTGTTCAGGTTGATACCATGATCAGTCTCATTGATCTCAAtagacacctaataaactacgtaagaggcttCAAAACATTTCagtattattgttgtctgatataacgagatccacTTATAACGAGGAAATTAGTCCGcaatttcagttctcgttatagagggagtctactgtattacaTAATTACTTAAGTcatatataaaatattagaagtaagaatacaaaatatttaaataagtaCTGCATACTTCCCCAGGCAGGTGCACTGAGTAATGATGCGGTAATGATTCACCGCACCGTACACGATCATTAGTAATGACAGTATCCCTTCCCGTTTATAGTAACGATATGCCTTCTTCAGTCTCGTATCAACATTGTTTCGAGAAAGTAGTGTTTTTGGTGCGATCAAGCGATTaggttaattattttataattgcGAACATTTTTAGTagtttctttgtttattttgtgTAAATTCACAACTAAGGTAAGGTaacttattattatttaatatgagCAACGGAATCTAAACAAACAACGGATATGGAAACAACAGTTGAAAGGACGTATGATTTAAGTAATAAATTTTCTGCTAGAGATATAGGGCCTTATTGTGTTTTTTAGAGAGTACAAATAAA
Protein-coding regions in this window:
- the LOC114338100 gene encoding membrane-associated tyrosine- and threonine-specific cdc2-inhibitory kinase wee-1.3-like, coding for MEQIYKTIKSMGHGAFGVVYKAQHKFDNKLYAIKKIKNPLRTLTYDQKYDEMINYEKIGYHTNILKYYMAWEENDEVHLVLELSQMDLSDYMLHKNTRKLPESFLWDLLYDMCKAIQHLNSKSMVHHDIKETNIVLHGNCFKLVDFGNILELPPEEESETEGATAKRARPGSYSHKRDMYNLGGTLQKMMVFRECYNPQWMRETESADRPSPEDILNLQEMEEVERRWISGERQVYTTINIENIQGCWAETQEKENSSDTLNLPSCSNSGL